The Ornithinimicrobium faecis genome includes a window with the following:
- a CDS encoding response regulator transcription factor: MTTPVQVVLAEDSALLREGLVRLIREGGFEVVEACPDAATFLEAVDRHRPGLVVVDVRMPPTFTSEGIVAALTVRERHPDTAVLVLSQYVEEQYATELVASHARGVGYLLKDRVADTADFIAALRDVSAGGTVLDPEVVMQLLSRARNADPLGRLTPREREVLGLMAEGRTNAAIARGLFIGEGAVEKNVSSIFTKLDLPPTDQDHRRVLAVLRWLEHGNPQEQP; encoded by the coding sequence ATGACAACGCCCGTGCAGGTCGTGCTCGCCGAGGACTCGGCCCTGCTGCGCGAGGGCCTCGTGCGACTGATCCGGGAGGGTGGGTTCGAGGTGGTCGAGGCCTGCCCCGACGCCGCGACCTTCCTCGAGGCCGTCGATCGACACCGGCCGGGGCTGGTCGTGGTCGATGTCCGGATGCCGCCCACGTTCACCTCCGAGGGCATCGTCGCCGCGCTGACGGTTCGCGAGCGTCATCCCGACACGGCCGTGCTGGTGCTGAGCCAATACGTCGAGGAGCAATACGCCACCGAGTTGGTGGCGAGCCACGCGCGGGGCGTCGGCTATCTCCTCAAGGACCGGGTCGCCGACACGGCCGACTTCATCGCGGCGCTGCGCGACGTCTCCGCCGGCGGGACCGTGCTCGACCCCGAGGTGGTCATGCAGCTGCTGTCCAGGGCGCGCAACGCGGACCCCCTGGGGCGGCTGACCCCGCGCGAGCGGGAGGTGCTCGGGTTGATGGCCGAGGGCCGCACCAATGCGGCGATCGCCCGGGGACTGTTCATCGGAGAGGGTGCGGTCGAGAAGAACGTGTCCTCCATCTTCACCAAGCTCGACCTGCCGCCGACTGACCAGGACCACCGCAGGGTGCTGGCCGTCCTGCGCTGGCTGGAGCACGGAAACCCTCAGGAGCAACCATGA
- a CDS encoding DUF4097 family beta strand repeat-containing protein, whose translation MTSSAKRTFRIVGGILALVIVIGLAIPAVGRILGRTETTTDDLPAGLTSLSLDGDVGDIEVVAGAAGEQPRVVATAAYGFSNPDVTISVSGDTAALSATCLTMWLDNCSVRWEVVVPTDTAVAIDNNVGTIEVAGLAGELDVTTDVGGVAAVDFTGERVSVHSDVGDVRIAATGAPQEVTASSDTGDVVVEVPDDGTAYRVSTTTSLGTVRNDLGSDETQSRLIDVRTSVGDIFLRRAD comes from the coding sequence ATGACCAGCTCGGCCAAACGCACCTTCCGCATCGTCGGCGGGATCCTGGCCCTCGTCATCGTCATCGGGCTGGCGATCCCCGCCGTGGGACGGATCCTCGGTCGCACCGAGACGACCACCGACGACCTGCCGGCCGGGCTCACCAGCCTGTCCCTCGACGGCGACGTCGGCGACATCGAGGTGGTGGCGGGCGCTGCGGGTGAGCAGCCCCGGGTCGTCGCCACGGCCGCCTACGGTTTCTCCAATCCCGACGTCACCATCTCGGTCTCCGGCGACACAGCTGCCCTGTCCGCCACGTGCCTGACGATGTGGCTCGACAACTGCTCGGTCCGCTGGGAGGTGGTCGTCCCCACCGACACGGCGGTGGCGATCGACAACAATGTCGGCACCATCGAGGTGGCCGGCCTGGCCGGCGAGCTCGACGTCACCACCGATGTCGGCGGCGTGGCAGCCGTCGACTTCACGGGGGAGCGAGTGTCGGTCCACAGCGACGTGGGCGACGTCAGGATCGCCGCGACCGGCGCACCCCAGGAGGTGACGGCCAGTTCCGACACCGGCGACGTCGTCGTGGAGGTGCCGGACGACGGCACGGCCTACCGCGTCTCGACGACCACCTCGCTCGGCACGGTCCGCAACGACCTCGGCTCGGACGAGACCCAGAGCCGCCTCATCGACGTGCGCACCTCTGTCGGCGACATCTTCCTGCGCCGCGCTGACTGA
- a CDS encoding GNAT family N-acetyltransferase, with amino-acid sequence MTQPELRVASFADLTTDQLYAVLRLRVDVFVVEQECAYPELDGRDDEPTTEHLWVDVGGEMAAYVRVLDDGDVARIGRVVTAQGHRGHGYAAQLMGLALERIGNRRTEIGAQVQLEQWYGRFGFKRSGPDYDEDGIMHLTMIREA; translated from the coding sequence ATGACGCAACCAGAGCTCCGGGTCGCCTCGTTCGCCGACCTCACCACCGACCAGCTGTATGCCGTGTTGCGGCTGCGCGTCGACGTCTTCGTGGTCGAGCAGGAGTGTGCCTATCCCGAGCTGGACGGGCGTGACGACGAGCCGACCACCGAGCACCTGTGGGTGGACGTGGGCGGGGAGATGGCGGCCTATGTGCGGGTGCTGGACGACGGCGACGTCGCACGCATCGGCCGGGTCGTGACGGCGCAGGGTCACCGTGGACACGGCTACGCGGCGCAGCTGATGGGGCTGGCGCTGGAGCGAATTGGCAACCGGCGCACCGAGATCGGCGCCCAGGTCCAGCTGGAGCAGTGGTATGGACGGTTCGGCTTCAAGCGCTCCGGCCCCGACTATGACGAGGACGGGATCATGCACCTGACGATGATCCGGGAGGCCTGA
- a CDS encoding PHP domain-containing protein, translated as MTIEPVDALRRIAFLLERSRASTYRVKAYRQAADTLLAIPEAEVRERVRKGTLKQLEGIGPSTAAVIEQAAAGRDPDKLTELESTVGGPLVEGGERVRDQLRGDLHSHSDWSDGGSPIQEMVASAMELGHDYLALTDHSPRLTVANGLTAARLTQQLKVVDAINAAVGEDFRLLKAIEVDILDDGSLDQTDELLDRLDVRVASVHSKLKMESAAMTRRMVAAVRNPRTNVLGHCTGRLVTGDRGKRAQSTFDASAVFAACVESNTAVEINSRPERSDPPDDLLTLAIESGCLFAINTDAHAPGQLDFQAYGCERAERLRVPVERVVNSWPLDQLLDWATPS; from the coding sequence ATGACCATCGAGCCGGTGGATGCCCTGCGACGGATCGCCTTCCTGCTGGAGCGCAGCCGCGCCTCGACCTACCGGGTGAAGGCCTATCGCCAGGCCGCGGACACGCTGCTCGCGATCCCGGAGGCTGAGGTCCGCGAGCGGGTGCGCAAGGGCACGCTGAAGCAACTGGAAGGCATCGGGCCGTCCACCGCTGCCGTCATCGAGCAGGCCGCGGCCGGACGCGACCCGGACAAGCTGACCGAGCTCGAGTCGACGGTCGGCGGCCCGCTCGTCGAGGGCGGCGAGCGGGTGCGTGACCAGCTCCGCGGCGACCTGCACAGCCACTCCGACTGGTCCGACGGCGGGTCCCCGATCCAGGAGATGGTGGCGAGCGCGATGGAGCTCGGGCACGACTATCTGGCGCTGACCGACCACTCGCCGCGGCTCACCGTCGCCAACGGCCTCACCGCCGCGCGACTGACCCAGCAGCTGAAGGTCGTCGACGCGATCAATGCCGCTGTCGGAGAGGACTTCCGGCTGCTCAAGGCGATCGAGGTCGACATCCTCGACGACGGGTCCCTGGACCAGACCGACGAGCTCCTCGACCGGCTCGACGTGCGGGTCGCCTCGGTGCACTCCAAGCTCAAGATGGAGTCCGCGGCGATGACCCGCCGGATGGTCGCGGCAGTGCGCAACCCGCGGACCAACGTCCTCGGACACTGCACGGGTCGGTTGGTGACCGGCGATCGCGGCAAGCGGGCGCAGAGCACCTTCGACGCGAGCGCGGTCTTCGCCGCCTGCGTCGAGAGCAACACGGCCGTGGAGATCAACAGCCGACCCGAGCGCAGCGACCCACCGGACGATCTGCTCACCCTCGCGATCGAGTCAGGGTGCCTGTTTGCGATCAACACCGACGCCCACGCCCCGGGCCAACTCGACTTCCAGGCCTACGGTTGCGAGCGCGCCGAGCGCCTGCGTGTGCCGGTCGAGCGGGTCGTCAACTCCTGGCCCCTGGACCAACTCCTCGACTGGGCCACACCCTCCTGA